The sequence CCTCCGCATCCGCCAGGTTGAAGCACACCGCGCAGTGACGCACACGCAGCTTGACGTCCTCGATCGCACGGGACAGGGCCAGCGCCTCGGGCTTGTCGGCCTTCAGGACGTGGAACGCCAGGCGCTCGGCGCTGCGGCGACCGATCCCCGGCAGCCGCGCGAACTCCTCGATCAGCCGCTCCACGGTCCCGGGATAGGCCGTCGCCGCGGGCTTGCCGCTGCCGCCCGAGCGCACCAGGATCGGGGAGTCCCCGCCGGATTCGGGTTTGGCATCAGGCTTGCTCACGCGCTCATCCTACCCCCGTACTATGTGGCTCGATGCCGAGCCCAGCTCCACAGACCGCCGCGTCCCCGCCCTCGCCTCCGGCCCGGCGTCCCGGGTGGGTGAGGTGGGTTGTCGTGGCTGTCGTGATCGCCGCCGCGTGGGTCTTCTTTGACGCGTTTGTACGCGACAACGTGTTCCCCAAGAACTTCGCCGTGGTCGAGGAGAACCAGATCTATCGCTCCGCCGCCCTGACGCCCGCGGCGACCCGCAAGGTCCACGACCAGTACCACATCAAGACCATCATCGACCTGGGCGCGTACGACAAGGATCCCGAGGGCGAGCGCCTCGCCCAGCGCACCGCCGAGGCCCTGGGCATCACGCGGCATGTCTTCCGCCTCGAGGGCGACGGCACCGGAAACCCGAACTACTACGTCCTTGCCGAGCGGCTGCTCGAGGACCCGGACAACCGGCCGGTCCTTGTCCATTGCTCCGCCGGAGCCCAGCGCACCACGGCGTGCATCGCTCTTCACCAGTACATCAGCGAGGGCAAGCCGTGGATCGACGAACTCCCCAGGGCCCGCCGGTTCGGGCACGATCCCGGCCGTAATCCGAGGCTGAAGCCGTACCTGGAGCAGTGGGCGGAGAAGATCAAGGCGGCGGTACTCTCGGGCGGATCCGTCGCCGGCGCCGACCCGCTCCCGTCGCCGCCGACCCGACCGTAACATCATCCTCCGATGCCGCAGCAGGATTCTCACGCGATCCGTCCGCGCTGGCACCTCGTGATCACCCTTGCGGTGTGCGCGATCCTCTACTTCCCATTCCTCGGTGTCGCCGGGTTCAGCGGGACCGAGGGGCACCGCGTCGTCCCTGCGTGGACGATGCTCGAGTCCGGCAACATCTGGCGGCTCGAGATGTTCGGCGCCCCGTACGTCCGAAAGCCGCCGGGCATGCCGTGGTGCATCGCATCGTCGTCCGCGGTGCTGGGCGAGACCGAGTTCGCGGCGAGGGCGGTATCGGCGGTAAGCCAGACGCTCATGGCGGTTCTGGCTGTCGTGTTTGCGGGACGCTGGTTCGGCCGCCAGTGGGGGCTCGCCGCGGGGCTGGCCCAGGCTCTCTTGCTCTGGCAACTCCCAAGCGCCCGGTCGGCCGAGATCGAATCGCTCAACAACCTCTTTACCCAGGCCGCCGCGTTTCTGGTCATCGACCTGCTGATTCCGGGCCGCAGCCGATCGTCCCTGCTCACGATCTTCGGACCGGACCTGCTTGCGGTGTCCATCGTGGGGATGCTCCTCGCCAAGGCCCCCGCCGGCGTGCCCGTTGTCGCCGCGTGCATCGCGGCGCCGTGCCTGGCGCTGCGATCCGTGCGGCCGCTCGCGTCGTTCGCGCTCTGGTCCCGTCTTCTTGTCAGCGCCGCGCTCACCTATGTCCTGCTGCGGCCGTTCGCCGCCGAGCTGAACGAGCCCAACGCGGTTCCCAACGCGGTCCAGGACCTGATCTGGTCCCGCGAGAGCGTGGCGGGGCTCGCCGCGATCATTCCCACCGTTTTTGCGGCTTCGCTCCCGATCTCTCTGGCGCTCGTGTTCCCGTGGGGGCCCGATGCCCGGCGCGAGGGCGAGCAGTGCACCGATCCTGTCTTCCGGCGCGGGTTTCTCATCGCCCGATCGCTC comes from Phycisphaeraceae bacterium and encodes:
- a CDS encoding glycosyltransferase family 39 protein; the protein is MPQQDSHAIRPRWHLVITLAVCAILYFPFLGVAGFSGTEGHRVVPAWTMLESGNIWRLEMFGAPYVRKPPGMPWCIASSSAVLGETEFAARAVSAVSQTLMAVLAVVFAGRWFGRQWGLAAGLAQALLLWQLPSARSAEIESLNNLFTQAAAFLVIDLLIPGRSRSSLLTIFGPDLLAVSIVGMLLAKAPAGVPVVAACIAAPCLALRSVRPLASFALWSRLLVSAALTYVLLRPFAAELNEPNAVPNAVQDLIWSRESVAGLAAIIPTVFAASLPISLALVFPWGPDARREGEQCTDPVFRRGFLIARSLAFAWVLSLLVLIAAGVGVLRYAMPTGVLLPPIVAYVYRAWRDPVVGMSPKRIAWARMLFLRRPFVWPVLLLVGAATYLWYFEIRRIERSGREAGIRLAEAIPDGAVVWSQGIIDARPDIILYAQRAAREHERTFTPLWKRADMYRGELPPPGAYVLLRTDPGSSEAHTLYHDAIDAGRLREVATGRAYPDISGDRYKVQFALYRVTAPGEP
- a CDS encoding tyrosine-protein phosphatase codes for the protein MPSPAPQTAASPPSPPARRPGWVRWVVVAVVIAAAWVFFDAFVRDNVFPKNFAVVEENQIYRSAALTPAATRKVHDQYHIKTIIDLGAYDKDPEGERLAQRTAEALGITRHVFRLEGDGTGNPNYYVLAERLLEDPDNRPVLVHCSAGAQRTTACIALHQYISEGKPWIDELPRARRFGHDPGRNPRLKPYLEQWAEKIKAAVLSGGSVAGADPLPSPPTRP